The proteins below are encoded in one region of Sedimentibacter sp. zth1:
- a CDS encoding anti-sigma factor antagonist (This anti-anti-sigma factor, or anti-sigma factor antagonist, belongs to a family that includes characterized members SpoIIAA, RsbV, RsfA, and RsfB.), with product MNVVYIENGQDLLIKLKGELDHHSATECKKIIDEKLTSGKINNLTIDVKGLDFIDSSAIGFIIGRYKVLKKNEGNLDIINTSHKLKKVLDMSGIGKIIKIK from the coding sequence GTGAATGTTGTGTACATAGAAAATGGACAAGACTTATTGATTAAGCTTAAGGGGGAATTGGATCATCATTCTGCTACAGAGTGTAAAAAGATAATCGATGAGAAATTGACATCAGGTAAAATAAATAACTTAACTATTGATGTGAAAGGCTTAGACTTCATTGATAGCTCAGCAATAGGATTTATTATAGGCAGATACAAGGTTTTAAAAAAGAATGAGGGTAATTTAGATATTATTAATACTTCTCATAAATTAAAAAAAGTATTAGATATGAGTGGTATAGGCAAAATAATCAAAATAAAATAG
- the spoIIAB gene encoding anti-sigma F factor, producing the protein MQENYVYIKIPSYSNNESFARSAVAAFCSCLNPTIEEISDIKTAVSEAVTNAIIHGYENKIGEIAIECRIEGRLVEIIIEDFGCGISNIEKAKEPLFTSKPELERSGMGFTVMETFMDELVVLSEKSIGTKVILRKKISQKNENINRVK; encoded by the coding sequence ATGCAAGAAAATTATGTATATATTAAAATTCCAAGTTATTCAAATAATGAATCTTTTGCTAGAAGTGCAGTAGCGGCTTTTTGCTCCTGCCTAAATCCTACAATAGAAGAAATATCGGATATTAAAACAGCTGTTTCTGAAGCTGTAACCAATGCAATAATTCATGGCTATGAAAATAAAATAGGGGAAATAGCTATTGAATGCAGAATAGAAGGTAGGTTAGTTGAAATAATTATTGAAGATTTTGGATGCGGTATTTCAAATATTGAAAAAGCCAAAGAACCATTATTTACGTCAAAACCAGAGTTAGAGCGTTCTGGTATGGGATTTACAGTAATGGAGACGTTTATGGACGAATTAGTAGTATTATCTGAAAAAAGCATTGGAACAAAAGTAATTTTAAGAAAAAAAATTTCACAGAAAAATGAAAATATTAACAGAGTTAAATAA
- the spoVAC gene encoding stage V sporulation protein AC, producing the protein MKQNKQTYAKVVDEFTPKNKIIKNCILAFIFGGAICTIGEVVKNILINLNFTSEDAGTMSSVILIGMTALLTGFGVYDKLGKYGGAGTIVPITGFANSVVAPALEFKREGYVLGSAAKIFTIAGPVLLFGYSSSMLVGFISYVLKLFGF; encoded by the coding sequence ATGAAGCAAAACAAACAAACTTATGCAAAAGTAGTTGATGAGTTTACTCCAAAAAATAAAATAATTAAAAATTGTATTTTAGCTTTTATTTTTGGTGGAGCAATTTGTACAATTGGAGAAGTGGTAAAAAATATACTAATTAATTTAAATTTTACTTCAGAAGATGCTGGTACAATGTCATCAGTTATATTAATTGGAATGACAGCATTGTTAACAGGGTTTGGAGTTTATGATAAACTTGGAAAGTATGGCGGAGCAGGTACTATTGTACCAATAACAGGATTTGCAAATTCAGTTGTGGCACCAGCTTTGGAATTTAAACGTGAAGGCTATGTATTAGGCTCAGCTGCAAAAATATTTACTATTGCTGGTCCAGTTCTTTTGTTTGGATATAGTAGTTCAATGCTTGTAGGATTTATAAGCTATGTATTAAAATTATTTGGCTTTTAA
- the spoVAD gene encoding stage V sporulation protein AD: MKKIGKQTYVMANDVFIRDAYTIAGTKEGEGPLGDNIDYIMSDSTWGEKTWEKCEAKMQQYSVENLISKNNLKKSDIDLMLAGDLLNQIVSSSFAARSLEIPFIGLYGACSTMALSMGVGALLIDGGFAENVVCVTSSHFCCAERQYRIPLESGGQRHMCAQWTVTGSGAVWLSKNNDNKDLPKIKNVTFGKIIDLGVTDSNNMGAAMAPAAADTIRQNIIDTNVNIDYDLIVSGDLGTVGKSIANKLLQDEGINIEKKYDDCGTIIYDIDKQDAHAGASGCGCSAVVFGSFLYKKLLKKEINTLLFTATGALHSPTVSLQGESVPGIAHSIGISN; this comes from the coding sequence ATGAAAAAAATTGGAAAACAAACATACGTCATGGCTAATGATGTATTTATTAGAGATGCTTATACAATAGCAGGTACCAAAGAGGGCGAAGGTCCTTTAGGTGATAACATTGATTATATAATGAGTGATAGCACTTGGGGAGAAAAAACTTGGGAAAAGTGTGAAGCTAAAATGCAGCAATATTCTGTTGAAAATTTAATTTCAAAAAACAATTTGAAAAAGTCAGATATAGATTTAATGCTAGCAGGGGATTTATTAAATCAAATAGTTTCCTCGTCATTTGCAGCAAGAAGTCTAGAAATCCCATTTATAGGTCTTTATGGAGCATGTTCTACAATGGCACTTAGTATGGGAGTTGGTGCATTGTTAATAGACGGTGGCTTTGCTGAAAACGTTGTCTGTGTTACATCTAGTCATTTTTGCTGTGCCGAAAGGCAATATAGGATTCCGTTAGAATCAGGGGGTCAAAGACATATGTGTGCTCAATGGACTGTAACTGGTTCGGGTGCAGTGTGGTTATCCAAAAATAATGATAATAAAGACTTACCAAAGATCAAAAATGTTACATTTGGTAAAATTATAGATTTAGGGGTTACGGATTCAAATAATATGGGTGCAGCTATGGCACCTGCAGCTGCAGATACAATTAGACAAAATATAATTGATACTAATGTAAATATTGATTATGATTTAATAGTTTCTGGTGACTTAGGTACAGTAGGAAAGTCTATAGCCAATAAACTATTGCAAGATGAAGGAATAAATATAGAAAAAAAATATGATGATTGTGGAACTATTATTTATGATATAGATAAACAAGATGCTCATGCAGGTGCAAGTGGATGCGGATGCTCAGCGGTTGTCTTTGGTTCATTTCTGTATAAAAAGTTACTTAAGAAGGAAATAAATACTTTATTGTTTACAGCTACCGGTGCACTTCATTCACCTACCGTCTCATTACAGGGTGAAAGCGTACCTGGTATTGCACACAGTATAGGAATTTCAAATTAA
- the spoVAE gene encoding stage V sporulation protein AE has protein sequence MNYLMSFIVGGLICVIGQLIMDLKKANPAYILVSFVVSGVVLGYLGIYDKIIEFGYSGATVTLPGFGYTLAKGAVEETAKTGFLGVLSGGISATASGVGASLVFGYIVSLIFTAKSK, from the coding sequence ATGAATTATTTAATGAGTTTTATAGTAGGGGGGTTAATATGTGTTATAGGTCAATTAATTATGGATTTAAAAAAAGCGAACCCTGCCTACATACTAGTATCATTTGTAGTATCAGGAGTAGTACTTGGATATCTAGGAATATATGATAAAATAATTGAATTTGGATATTCAGGTGCAACTGTAACATTACCTGGCTTTGGGTACACACTCGCTAAGGGTGCTGTAGAGGAAACTGCTAAAACTGGTTTTTTAGGAGTATTAAGTGGAGGTATATCAGCTACTGCATCTGGAGTAGGTGCATCCTTAGTATTTGGATATATTGTTTCATTGATATTCACAGCAAAATCTAAATAA